The nucleotide window AGCCGCGTTCAACGGATGCGGCTCATCCTTCGCAATGGTGTGCGCGTAGGCCCATCCGGAACCCGGCGTCGCCTTGAAGCCGCCCGTGCCCCAACCGCAATTGAAATACAGCCCCTTCACGTCGGTCTTGCTGATAATCGGGCACGCATCCGGCGATACGTCCACAATGCCGCCCCACTGTCGGTTCATCCGCACCCGCGAGAACACCGGGAACATTTCGACGATCGCTTCGAGCGTGCCTTCGATAATCTGGAAACTGCCGCGCTGACCAAAACCCGTGTACTGGTCCACACCCGCGCCGATCACCAGATCGCCCTTGTCGGACTGGCTGATATACGCATGCACCGCGTTCGACATCACCACGGTGTTGACCACCGGCTTGATCGGCTCCGACACCAGTGCCTGCAACGGATGGCTCTCCAGCGGCAGCCGCACGCCGGCCATGTCGGCGAGCGTCGAGGTATTGCCCGCCGCTACGATCGCGACTTTCTTCGCCTTGATGAAACCCTTGGTGGTGTCCACGCCGATCACCTGGCTGCCGTTGCGGCGAATGCCCGTGACCTGGCAGTTCTGCACGATGTCGACACCGGCCTGATCCGCGCCGCGCGCGAATCCCCAGGCCACCGCATCGTGACGCGCCACGCCGCCGCGACGCTGGATCGACGCGCCGAGCACCGGATAGCGGCTGTTCAGATTGATGGTCGGCTCGATTTCCTTGATCTGCGCGGGCGTGAGGAATTCGGCGTCCACGCCGTTCAGCCGGTTCGCATTCACGCGGCGCTCGGTGTCGCGCACGTCTTGCAACGTGTGCGCGAGGTTCATCACGCCGCGCTGGCTGAACATGACGTTGTAGTTCAGATCCTGCGAGAGCCCTTCCCACAGCTTCATCGCTTTTTCATAGAGCGCGGCCGACTCGTCCCACAGATAGTTCGAGCGCACGATGGTCGTATTGCGCGCCGTATTGCCGCCGCCGATCCAGCCCTTCTCCAGCACGGCGATGTTGCGCACGCCGTGTTCCTTCGCGAGGTAATACGCGGTGGCGAGACCGTGGCCGCCGCCGCCGACGATCACGACGTCGTATTCACGTTTGGGCTCGGGGCTCTTCCACTGTCGCTCCCAGTTCTCGTGATACGACATCCCGTTGCGCAACAGGCTGAATATCGAATAGCGGCTCATCGTGGGTCCTTGTTGGTGCTGTCTTGACTAATGCTTCGTATTTGATAAAAAGCGGGATTCAACACTCGATCACGTTCACGGCCAACCCGCCGCGCGACGTCTCCTTGTATTTCGTCTTCATGTCGGCGCCGGTTTCGCGCATCGTCTTGATCACGTTGTCGAGCGACACGTAATGCTGGCCGTCGCCCTTCATTGCCATGCGCGCGGCGTTCAGCGCCTTGATCGCACCCATCGCATTGCGTTCGATGCACGGAATCTGCACGAGTCCGCCGACCGGATCGCAGGTCATGCCGAGGTTGTGTTCCATGCCGATTTCGGCGGCGTTTTCGACTTGCGTGGGCGTGCCGCCCATCACGGCGGCAAGCGCCGCGGCGGCCATTGAGCACGCCACGCCCACTTCGCCCTGGCAGCCCACCTCGGCGCCGGAAATCGACGCCGTTTCCTTGTAGATGATGCCGATCGCCGCGGCCGTCAGCAGGAAGTTGACGATGCCCTCGTCGTTCGACGCATGCATGAACTTCACGTAGTAATGCAGCACCGCGGGAATCACGCCGGCTGCGCCATTGGTCGGCGCCGTGACGACGCGCCCGCCCGCCGCGTTTTCTTCGTTGACGGCCATCGCGTACAGGTTGACCCAGTCGAGCATGGAGAGCGGATCGCGCAGCGATTCTTCCGAGCGCGAACGCAATTGTCCGCACAGGTCGGCGGCGCGGCGCTTCACGTGCATCGGACCAGGCAACTCGCCACGCGCCTTGCAGCCGCGTTCGACGCAAGCGGCCATGGCGCGCCAGATCGCCAGCAAGCCTTCGCGCACTTCCTGTTCGGGACGCGCCGCGCATTCGTTGCGCAGCGTGATCTGGGCGATCGACAAACCGGTCTCGCGGCATACGCGCATCAGATCGTCGCCGGTACGAAACGGATACGGCACGTCCGCGCCGGCGCGCACGCCGTTCACGCGATCGCCTTCGCGATTCACCACGAAGCCTCCGCCGATCGAGTAATACTCCTTCTCCACCAGCAGTTGGCCGTTTTCGTCGAAGGCCTGAAAGCGCATGCCGTTCGGATGCACGATGCCCGAACCCGGCGCACCCGGCATCAGCTTGCGGAAAAAGCCCAGATGCTCGCGCTCGTCGAATCTCACGGGATGCTTGCCGAGCAGCACCAGTTGTTTGGTCGCGCGGATCGTCTGCAGGCGCGGCTCGATCAGGTCCGGGTCGATAGAATCGGGCAAATTGCCTTCGAGTCCCAGTAGCACCGCCTTGTCCGTGCCGTGCCCCTTGCCGGTCGCGCCGAGCGAGCCGAACAGGTCGACCTTCACGGCGCGCACGAAGCCGAGCAGATTGGCGTCTTCGATATGCGAAGCGAAGCGGCATGCAGCGATCATCGGCCCCACGGTGTGCGAGCTTGAAGGACCGATACCGATCTTGAACAGATCGAAGACGCTGACGTTCATGGCGTGCCTTGTGCGTTGCGATGCCTTGGGTGGATTGGCCTCTATTGCACCGCAGGTCAAATTGAACCGATAGAATAAAAACGGCATGGCAGTGGGATAGTGGCGTCAAGCGGGCCAATTGCGCTCATATACGCGGTAGCCGCTATCCGCGGTGCTATGCTTGATCCAACCCTTTCCCTCGCTGGCTGCATGCATGAATTCCGCTGAACCGCTTCCCCCTCAATCGATCGACGGCACTTCGAAGCAGCGCATCCGCTTCGGCATCATCCTGTTGCCGAACTTCACGCTGACGGCGTTCTCGGGTTTCGTCGACCTGCTGCGCCTGTCCGCGGACGAAGGCGATTTCAGCAAACCCGTGCGCTGTTCGTGGAGCGTGATAGGGGAAACCCTCGCTCCGGTGCGCGCGAGTTGCGGCATCCAGATCACGCCGTGGGAAACGTTCGACAGCGCCGAACCGTTCGATTACGTGGTGGTGG belongs to Paraburkholderia aromaticivorans and includes:
- a CDS encoding L-serine ammonia-lyase, which translates into the protein MNVSVFDLFKIGIGPSSSHTVGPMIAACRFASHIEDANLLGFVRAVKVDLFGSLGATGKGHGTDKAVLLGLEGNLPDSIDPDLIEPRLQTIRATKQLVLLGKHPVRFDEREHLGFFRKLMPGAPGSGIVHPNGMRFQAFDENGQLLVEKEYYSIGGGFVVNREGDRVNGVRAGADVPYPFRTGDDLMRVCRETGLSIAQITLRNECAARPEQEVREGLLAIWRAMAACVERGCKARGELPGPMHVKRRAADLCGQLRSRSEESLRDPLSMLDWVNLYAMAVNEENAAGGRVVTAPTNGAAGVIPAVLHYYVKFMHASNDEGIVNFLLTAAAIGIIYKETASISGAEVGCQGEVGVACSMAAAALAAVMGGTPTQVENAAEIGMEHNLGMTCDPVGGLVQIPCIERNAMGAIKALNAARMAMKGDGQHYVSLDNVIKTMRETGADMKTKYKETSRGGLAVNVIEC
- a CDS encoding sarcosine oxidase subunit beta family protein, coding for MSRYSIFSLLRNGMSYHENWERQWKSPEPKREYDVVIVGGGGHGLATAYYLAKEHGVRNIAVLEKGWIGGGNTARNTTIVRSNYLWDESAALYEKAMKLWEGLSQDLNYNVMFSQRGVMNLAHTLQDVRDTERRVNANRLNGVDAEFLTPAQIKEIEPTINLNSRYPVLGASIQRRGGVARHDAVAWGFARGADQAGVDIVQNCQVTGIRRNGSQVIGVDTTKGFIKAKKVAIVAAGNTSTLADMAGVRLPLESHPLQALVSEPIKPVVNTVVMSNAVHAYISQSDKGDLVIGAGVDQYTGFGQRGSFQIIEGTLEAIVEMFPVFSRVRMNRQWGGIVDVSPDACPIISKTDVKGLYFNCGWGTGGFKATPGSGWAYAHTIAKDEPHPLNAAFSLERFYTGHLIDEHGAAAVAH